The genomic segment CCGCTCGCCTCTGCGGAACTTGTCCAGCGTCGCGGCTAGTGCTCGCGAAAGCACCAGCCCCTGCCGGCGCTGCTCGGGCGAAAGGTAGGCATTTCGGCTGGACAGCGCCAAACCCTCGGGCTCGCGCACGATCGGGCAGCGCACGATTTCGACGCCCGTGAGGAGGTCCTGGGCCATCTGCGAGATCAGTCGCCACTGCTGGTAGTCCTTTTGGCCGAAGAACGCCGCATGCGGCCGCATAAGGTTCAGCAACTTGAGGACGACCGTCAAGACACCCTCGAAATGGCCTGGCCGACGGGGTCCGCACAGGCCGGCAACCAGGCCGGGAGGCGGCGAGACGCGGACGCCGCCGAGCCCATCCGGGTACATGTCGGCGTCTCGGGGAAGGAACAGGATGTCGCAGCCCCAAGCCTCCAGCTTGGCCCGGTCGCCTTCGGTGTCGCGAGGGTAAGCCGCCATGTCCTCGGCAGGGCCGAACTGCGTCGGATTGACGTAGACACTGGTCACAACCAGGTCGCAGC from the Candidatus Tanganyikabacteria bacterium genome contains:
- a CDS encoding pantoate--beta-alanine ligase yields the protein MQVIKDSPGLRAALESPRRQGKRIALVPTMGALHAGHGSLVQSARARCDLVVTSVYVNPTQFGPAEDMAAYPRDTEGDRAKLEAWGCDILFLPRDADMYPDGLGGVRVSPPPGLVAGLCGPRRPGHFEGVLTVVLKLLNLMRPHAAFFGQKDYQQWRLISQMAQDLLTGVEIVRCPIVREPEGLALSSRNAYLSPEQRRQGLVLSRALAATLDKFRRGERRTTELVAAGRAVWDAMTEGDEPSLEYLEVVDAATLQPVAELTGDGLAALAGRVGRARLIDNAVLADDSPDLGLLDLGRGTLFSRLA